aaacaatcaaagtttcttaggttggtgatcattttcttcattctcatgtTCTTTATGAATAATTCAATAGTATttctgtaaggaaaaattagatgctggtcaatgTTAGTTAAACGTGGGACTAAGCTTttctttcactcctacttttaCTCAGAAGTGCTAATTTCTAGTCTTCTATTCACCAGGGAACAGCACTGCTCAACAGCAAACTACAGAAGATACATCACATCCTGCAGAAGGAACTGTAAATGAAGAGGCAGAACTGAGGGAACTTGAATTCCGTGCACGGGCGCTTGAGTCGCTGGTCCGCGCTCGTGAACGTCAGATGAGGACATAGAGGTGCCATATTTGAAGCCATCTCTCAAGCCCAAAAACTCAAGTCCCAAAAGAGGTTTCAAAGAGCATATTTGATTGAGGCTCATAtggacaaagaaaatttgtcgTTGAGATATGATCGTTAAGTTACTGTTCCAATAAAAAACTTCTGATGAACTAGCCAGAAGAATTAGTAAAAAAGACTCAAGGCTTTCTAAGATAACGAGCTTTGTCAGCCTGTGTAAGTCTGGATAACGAACTTTGcgagataatgatgatgacgatggaGGTGGAAGTGACGCGAATCGAATTTCAAGTCCATCGAGGTAGAGTCGTCTGTTTTGACATTGTTTTCGAATCAGACATTAAGTAACGATTAGTACGTAACGGGTATGAACTCAAGGAAACTATTCAGTGTCTAAAGAGAAAGAACTGGGATTGAGAACTGAGTTATTTTCCTCATGTGGTTTCTAACAATTAAAAACGACGTTCAGAAAAATGCTTGTTAGCCATTTATTCGTGATCGGTCGATACGTTACACATTTCACAGTATTTTAGGTCAATAGAatgattagttttaaaattgtaacaGTTGTATCCATGGAGGTTAAATGATGGCGCTAAGTCTCGAAGCTCTAGTTCTCCTTTGTGCTATGAAATATTTCAGGGTTTCGGATGTGCGATCTCTTTCCAAAGCCTCCAAGTAAATCAGGATCTGacgaaaaaataaatgaatcgataaataattcatttcgaGAGCAGCTGtttgatgtaaacaaaagaCTATGGGAACTTACAATGTGGTTACAGAAATATTACACAACAGCGGTGTCCCTGTTTAGGCATCTTGAAATCTTAagcttaaaaattttcaagtttgcTATCTGCAGTAAAAAATACAGCATAGTAATGTGCGTTTTGATCAGAATCCTTTAATCACATCTTACTACAACCTCGTTCCCTCGAGAAACAAAGAGAGAGGACCCTGAGAACGAGGTTGATATTGTGAATCCGTGATGATACGTCAGCTTGGTAACTTCTTTCCAATGTTAAGCCTAAGGGCAAATTGCAACAAATTGATGTGGGATCAGAGCTTGCTCAGAAACAAATCTGGCAGGAAATCTCGAAAATTCAGCCATTATAGTCATGATTTGGTCCTCGAAAAAACCATGATTCGAACTTCTGTAAACTGTGGATCTAAATCTTACCGACTTCCCAACAGTAATATTCGATTTTGACCCCCTGCGATAAATCAATCCCGGGAATACAGCCGCTGATAGTACAAATGGCAGACTCCAGACCGTTGGCACCCTTCTGAACAGTTCGACTATTCTTGCAATCTTTTTCAAAGACGCCTTTAGCTTTAGGAACTTGCTGCCAAATTCCTTGATCGGTCTTCCTGGTA
This is a stretch of genomic DNA from Pocillopora verrucosa isolate sample1 chromosome 12, ASM3666991v2, whole genome shotgun sequence. It encodes these proteins:
- the LOC131771443 gene encoding uncharacterized protein, whose product is MATKRISVLLSSLLGVVLVSIVSLSEASGDRCLFTHKDLPCNVTGKIPLQLTCSYPGKWFTIKRVTRKTDQGIWQQVPKAKGVFEKDCKNSRTVQKGANGLESAICTISGCIPGIDLSQGVKIEYYCWEVDPDLLGGFGKRSHIRNPEIFHSTKEN